Proteins from one Rosa chinensis cultivar Old Blush chromosome 7, RchiOBHm-V2, whole genome shotgun sequence genomic window:
- the LOC112180574 gene encoding putative pentatricopeptide repeat-containing protein At1g12700, mitochondrial → MAEASSPNYNDLKNHVMKVFEDATKDCEDKDMKKVFDSIGDYDSFNNYAIEMFGAMENLGLGDEARELFRPLSDRAVLRDVAVHTVVIRAYAVAGKTKAVLKAYQHMIATGIAPSSLTYTILINALAVDYSDYNFVGYVKNYILEMLDKGMKPHPICYLGLFGVLGCRESVEKATEFLVLINAKGLSPESNYFNVEEGHFKKAIKAIKVYTNVSNITTDKDAQKVFRKWRTNAPGLKKELMKMINALVKDGNLDESMEMYRDIIETGREPFALLHTCVIKAYLKSGKTKSALELYQGMLAAGVSPNSYTYTVLIKGLAADPNFFGEAKKCLLEMMDRGKRPNAATYTAVIELFARQESKAAEEEGKVFVEVMMGKGFVPNAKAMSEVLKGRPTPVIRRVMSIVLSKLKH, encoded by the coding sequence ATGGCGGAGGCTAGTTCCCCAAATTACAATGACCTAAAGAACCATGTAATGAAGGTTTTTGAGGATGCGACCAAAGACTGTGAGGACAAGGACATGAAAAAGGTATTCGATTCGATTGGGGACTACGACTCCTTTAACAATTATGCGATTGAAATGTTCGGTGCTATGGAAAACTTGGGCCTCGGTGACGAAGCCAGAGAGCTGTTCAGGCCTCTCTCTGACCGAGCCGTACTGCGGGACGTGGCTGTCCACACTGTGGTCATTCGGGCATACGCTGTTGCTGGCAAGACCAAGGCTGTTCTCAAGGCCTACCAGCACATGATAGCCACTGGTATCGCTCCCTCATCCCTCACTTACACCATACTCATCAATGCACTTGCAGTAGACTATTCTGATTACAATTTTGTTGGCTATGTGAAGAACTATATTCTAGAAATGTTGGATAAGGGGATGAAGCCTCATCCTATATGCTATTTGGGTCTGTTTGGAGTCCTTGGCTGCCGGGAGTCGGTGGAGAAGGCCACTGAGTTCCTTGTGCTGATAAATGCCAAGGGGTTGAGCCCCGAGTCCAATTATTTTAACGTTGAAGAAGGCCACTTCAAAAAGGCAATCAAGGCAATCAAGGTGTACACTAATGTCAGCAATATAACAACTGACAAGGATGCGCAAAAGGTGTTCCGGAAGTGGCGCACCAACGCCCCCGGCCTCAAGAAAGAGttaatgaagatgatcaatgCTCTGGTGAAGGATGGCAACCTAGATGAATCCATGGAGATGTATAGGGACATCATTGAGACAGGAAGAGAACCTTTTGCCCTACTCCACACCTGTGTTATTAAAGCCTATCTCAAGTCTGGCAAGACCAAGAGTGCTTTGGAGCTGTACCAGGGTATGTTAGCTGCAGGTGTTTCCCCCAACTCATACACTTACACAGTTTTAATCAAGGGACTCGCTGCTGACCCCAACTTCTTTGGAGAAGCCAAGAAGTGCTTGCTTGAAATGATGGACAGGGGGAAACGGCCCAATGCTGCTACCTACACTGCTGTGATAGAGCTATTTGCAAGGCAGGAGAGCAAGGCAGCTGAGGAGGAGGGTAAAGTATTTGTGGAGGTCATGATGGGGAAGGGATTTGTGCCTAATGCAAAGGCAATGAGCGAGGTTTTAAAGGGCAGACCAACACCTGTAATTAGAAGGGTCATGAGTATAGTCCTTTCCAAGTTGAAGCACTGA